In Fusarium oxysporum f. sp. lycopersici 4287 chromosome 2, whole genome shotgun sequence, a genomic segment contains:
- a CDS encoding hypothetical protein (At least one base has a quality score < 10): MMPTWPAQQAPSVTQQTVPTSYAYPTNPAFIPVAVRQGFSQYAAPAAPYVGYVPPQPPVQHQMSPASPVNGVTPTPEQAKSKVDWPESVRSYVQRSFLPQNDEPTVSRAEIEAKLKSTIGTAKENGTLYTLDWDNMPLPQALVKAERDADIKQSFHVPINSKKRKSTDFASNDNSQPPWRTNSRSSLEDRISYPSPEKRASMDEPLPKSSKFQKEVNKRKRRFENEYKSLRSPSPPPPSSGPIIGTCEVLEKKYLRLTAPPVPSKVRPEHILRQTLELLKKKWKRESNYSYICDQFKSMRQDLTVQHIKNDFTVSVYEIHARIALEKGDIGEYNQCQTQLRSLYGMGLKGNPIEFKAYRILYFIHTANRTGLNDTLADLTTAEKGEKPIKHALEVRSSLALGNYHKFFQLYLDTPNMGAYLMDMFVVRERLAALCNICKAYKPDVKLRFITEELGFESDADAAQFIIDHQGRHLLEDRTDYIAFLTGKAGPLFEGARSTAFQKVDIKGQI, translated from the exons ATGATGCCAACCTGGCCAGCGCAGCAAGCGCCGAGCGTAACTCAGCAAACCGTACCGACATCCTACGCCTATCCAACGA ATCCAGCCTTCATTCCCGTAGCCGTTCGTCAAGGATTCAGTCAGTACGCAGCCCCAGCTGCTCCTTATGTCGGCTACGTGCCTCCACAGCCCCCGGTGCAACATCAAATGTCTCCCGCTTCTCCCGTGAATGGTGTAACCCCGACACCTGAGCAAGCCAAGTCCAAAGTGGACTGGCCCGAATCTGTTCGGAGCTATGTTCAAAGATCTTTCCTCCCCCAAAATGACGAACCCACCGTGTCTCGCGCGGAAATCGAGGCTAAACTTAAGAGCACCATCGGTACCGCAAAAGAAAACGGCACGTTATACACACTCGATTGGGACAACATGCCCCTCCCACAGGCCCTAGTCAAAGCCGAACGTGATGCGGATATCAAGCAGAGTTTCCATGTTCCCATCAACTccaagaagaggaaatcTACCGATTTTGCCAGTAATGACAACTCCCAGCCCCCGTGGCGTACTAACTCGCGTTCTTCACTTGAGGACCGTATTTCCTATCCTTCCCCCGAAAAGCGTGCTTCCATGGACGAGCCCCTCCCGAAATCAAGTAAGTTCCAGAAGGAAGTCAACAAGCGCAAGCGACGGTTCGAGAACGAATACAAGTCGCTCAGGTCGCCCAGTCCGCCTCCGCCTTCATCTGGACCTATTATTGGCACATGCGAGGTACTCGAGAAGAAGTATCTTCGCCTTACCGCCCCTCCAGTTCCGTCCAAGGTTCGACCTGAGCACATTTTGCGACAGACTCTAGAActtctgaagaagaagtggaagcGGGAAAGCAACTATTCGTACATTTGTGATCAGTTCAAGTCTATGAGGCAAGATCTGACTGTGCAACATATCAAGAACGACTTTACTGTTTCCGTTTATGAAATTCATGCCCGAATTGCCTTGGAGAAGGGGGATATTGGTGAGTATAATCAGTGCCAGACCCAGCTGCGGTCATTGTATGGCATGGGCCTAAAAGGCAACCCCATTGAATTCAAGGCGTATCGCATTCTTTATTTCATCCACACGGCCAACCGAACTGGATTGAACGACACTTTGGCAGATCTAACCACAGCAGAGAAAGGGGAGAAGCCGATTAAGCATGCTTTAGAAGTGCGATCATCATTGGCGTTGGGCAACTATCATAAGTTCTTCCAGCTTTACCTTGACACCCCTAACATGGGTGCATACTTGATGGACATGTTTGTTGTTCGAGAACGGCTTGCTGCGTTGTGCAATATTTGCAAAGC ATACAAGCCGGACGTGAAACTTCGTTTCATCACTGAGGAACTCGGTTTCGAGTCTGATGCTGATGCAGCCCAGTTCATCATCGATCACCAAGGCCGACATCTGTTGGAAGATCGAACAGACTACATCGCGTTTTTGACCGGGAAAGCCGGTCCCCTATTCGAGGGCGCGCGCAGCACGGCGTTCCAAAAGGTTGATATCAAGGGCCAGATCTAA
- a CDS encoding bud emergence protein 1 yields the protein MKALRRSIKGDKDKGSVAPKSAVAIVPPKKVIRALYDYEARSSQELSFSRGDFFHVIGRENDQDWYEACNPALPDARGLVPVTFFQALGRTERDSAQSDGGQLPTPTKNPDHDSGYSESPAMQTAPAVMSPTTAVPQQGHQRNSKSVGKSGAMVYGIVMYDFAAERADELEAKAGEAIIVIAQSNPEWFVAKPIGRLGGPGLIPVSFVEIRDMASDKAIANPGDAIKRAGVPKVEEWKKMAAEYKNSSITLGKFEGGGPQQPGQGIEQGMERMSIQQQQHSRQPSQNGAQAGYASQPRTSQQPQQNHVQKPASQLNAPLQARIPRYCFAEDKYWFVIEALLEDGRQWELSRYYEDFYDFQIALLTEFPAEAGNTGTQKRTLPYMPGPVNYVTDAITEGRLHNLDAYVKNMLNQPHYISRCNLVRQFFAPREGDYEIDPNDNEEEYRLSQASQLSSAESPAGGSQSNLNGSAYGLSAAPAHQMGPGSPDIQRQPSSLSQPSQTSLGNGMQPQAQPASAMKIKMYFNGDLIAIRVPTDISFQALYEKICDRLKVPAGQEVQLFYKDEPTGDKPSMLSDNDLDYALQRNEKLLLYVEAV from the exons ATGAAG GCTCTTCGACGTTCGATCAAAGGTGACAAGGACAAAGGATCCGTCGCTCCCAAATCGGCTGTCGCCATTGTTCCTCCAAAGAAG GTCATTCGAGCTCTTTACGATTACGAGGCACGATCGAGCCAAGAACTGAGCTTTTCGAGAGGCGACTTTTTCCACGTTATCGGCCGCGAAAACGACCAAGATTGGTACGAAGCATGTAATCCAGCTCTCCCTGACGCCCGGGGTCTCGTCCCTGTCACCTTCTTCCAAGCGCTTGGCCGAACCGAGAGAGATAGCGCACAGTCCGACGGTGGCCAACTCCCCACTCCGACAAAGAATCCCGACCACGATTCTGGATATAGCGAATCTCCAGCAATGCAAACTGCGCCAGCCGTCATGTCACCCACTACAGCCGTGCCCCAGCAAGGCCACCAGCGTAATTCGAAGTCGGTTGGAAAGTCAGGCGCCATGGTCTACGGAATTGTCATGTACGACTTTGCTGCGGAGAGAGCAGACGAGTTGGAGGCCAAAGCTGGCGAGGCTATTATCGTCATCGCACAATCGAACCCCGAGTGGTTCGTGGCCAAGCCCATCGGTCGATTGGGTGGCCCAGGACTCATCCCCGTTTCCTTTGTCGAGATTCGTGATATGGCAAGCGATAAGGCAATTGCAAACCCGGGTGACGCCATAAAGCGTGCTGGTGTTCCAAAGGTGGAagaatggaagaagatggccgcGGAATACAAGAACAGCAGCATCACACTGGGCAAGTTTGAGGGAGGCGGTCCTCAACAACCTGGGCAGGGTATCGAGCAAGGCATGGAACGAATGAGCAttcagcaacagcagcattCTCGACAACCTTCTCAGAATGGAGCGCAGGCCGGATACGCATCTCAACCTCGAACGTCCCAACAACCTCAGCAAAATCATGTACAGAAACCGGCTTCACAACTCAACGCACCGCTACAAGCACGCATACCACGATACTGCTTTGCAGAGGATAAGTACTGGTTCGTGATCGAAGCATTGCTAGAAGACGGACGACAATGGGAGCTGTCTCGCTATTACGAGGACTTTTACGATTTCCAGATCGCTCTTCTGACCGAATTCCCAGCTGAGGCTGGTAACACAGGGACACAGAAGCGTACACTGCCCTACATGCCTGGACCAGTCAACTATGTCACAGATGCAATCACCGAAGGACGCCTCCATAACTTGGACGCGTACGTGAAGAACATGCTGAACCAGCCCCATTACATCTCGAGGTGCAACCTGGTGAGACAGTTCTTTGCACCCCGCGAAGGAGATTACGAGATCGATCCGAACGACAACGAAGAGGAGTACCGCCTATCACAAGCATCACAGCTGTCATCGGCCGAGTCCCCAGCTGGCGGATCACAGAGCAATTTGAACGGCAGTGCATATGGCCTCTCAGCTGCACCAGCGCATCAGATGGGCCCAGGTTCCCCTGACATCCAAAGACaaccatcttctttgtcaCAACCCTCACAAACCTCTCTCGGCAACGGTATGCAACCCCAGGCTCAACCGGCATCAGCaatgaagatcaagatgTATTTCAACGGAGATCTCATTGCCATCCGAGTACCAACAGACATCTCATTCCAAGCACTTTATGAAAAGATTTGTGATCGTCTGAAGGTGCCGGCGGGTCAGGAGGTCCAACTGTTTTACAAGGACGAGCCCACTGGAGATAAGCCAAGTATGCTTAGTGACAACGACTTGGACTATGCTCTGCAGCGGAACGAGAAGCTTCTGCTCTATGTGGAGGCCGTGTGA
- a CDS encoding bud emergence protein 1, giving the protein MPLHAAACHLISLLYHAVLCLQLLVPHKALFPSSQLPEPNPLPRRIQLVFAHYLCRLRWLSKKYSSQKLTVMRFVQALRRSIKGDKDKGSVAPKSAVAIVPPKKVIRALYDYEARSSQELSFSRGDFFHVIGRENDQDWYEACNPALPDARGLVPVTFFQALGRTERDSAQSDGGQLPTPTKNPDHDSGYSESPAMQTAPAVMSPTTAVPQQGHQRNSKSVGKSGAMVYGIVMYDFAAERADELEAKAGEAIIVIAQSNPEWFVAKPIGRLGGPGLIPVSFVEIRDMASDKAIANPGDAIKRAGVPKVEEWKKMAAEYKNSSITLGKFEGGGPQQPGQGIEQGMERMSIQQQQHSRQPSQNGAQAGYASQPRTSQQPQQNHVQKPASQLNAPLQARIPRYCFAEDKYWFVIEALLEDGRQWELSRYYEDFYDFQIALLTEFPAEAGNTGTQKRTLPYMPGPVNYVTDAITEGRLHNLDAYVKNMLNQPHYISRCNLVRQFFAPREGDYEIDPNDNEEEYRLSQASQLSSAESPAGGSQSNLNGSAYGLSAAPAHQMGPGSPDIQRQPSSLSQPSQTSLGNGMQPQAQPASAMKIKMYFNGDLIAIRVPTDISFQALYEKICDRLKVPAGQEVQLFYKDEPTGDKPSMLSDNDLDYALQRNEKLLLYVEAV; this is encoded by the exons ATGCCTCTTCATGCAGCTGCCTGCCATCTCATATCTCTATTGTATCATGCCGTGCTTTGCCTCCAACTTCTCGTGCCTCACAAGGCGTTATTCCCATCTTCTCAGCTACCTGAGCCAAACCCCCTCCCCCGCCGCATTCAACTCGTCTTCGCTCATTATTTGTGCCGGCTTCGCTGGCTGTCCAAGAAATACTCGAGTCAAAAGCTAACAGTAATGCGCTTCGTGCAGGCTCTTCGACGTTCGATCAAAGGTGACAAGGACAAAGGATCCGTCGCTCCCAAATCGGCTGTCGCCATTGTTCCTCCAAAGAAG GTCATTCGAGCTCTTTACGATTACGAGGCACGATCGAGCCAAGAACTGAGCTTTTCGAGAGGCGACTTTTTCCACGTTATCGGCCGCGAAAACGACCAAGATTGGTACGAAGCATGTAATCCAGCTCTCCCTGACGCCCGGGGTCTCGTCCCTGTCACCTTCTTCCAAGCGCTTGGCCGAACCGAGAGAGATAGCGCACAGTCCGACGGTGGCCAACTCCCCACTCCGACAAAGAATCCCGACCACGATTCTGGATATAGCGAATCTCCAGCAATGCAAACTGCGCCAGCCGTCATGTCACCCACTACAGCCGTGCCCCAGCAAGGCCACCAGCGTAATTCGAAGTCGGTTGGAAAGTCAGGCGCCATGGTCTACGGAATTGTCATGTACGACTTTGCTGCGGAGAGAGCAGACGAGTTGGAGGCCAAAGCTGGCGAGGCTATTATCGTCATCGCACAATCGAACCCCGAGTGGTTCGTGGCCAAGCCCATCGGTCGATTGGGTGGCCCAGGACTCATCCCCGTTTCCTTTGTCGAGATTCGTGATATGGCAAGCGATAAGGCAATTGCAAACCCGGGTGACGCCATAAAGCGTGCTGGTGTTCCAAAGGTGGAagaatggaagaagatggccgcGGAATACAAGAACAGCAGCATCACACTGGGCAAGTTTGAGGGAGGCGGTCCTCAACAACCTGGGCAGGGTATCGAGCAAGGCATGGAACGAATGAGCAttcagcaacagcagcattCTCGACAACCTTCTCAGAATGGAGCGCAGGCCGGATACGCATCTCAACCTCGAACGTCCCAACAACCTCAGCAAAATCATGTACAGAAACCGGCTTCACAACTCAACGCACCGCTACAAGCACGCATACCACGATACTGCTTTGCAGAGGATAAGTACTGGTTCGTGATCGAAGCATTGCTAGAAGACGGACGACAATGGGAGCTGTCTCGCTATTACGAGGACTTTTACGATTTCCAGATCGCTCTTCTGACCGAATTCCCAGCTGAGGCTGGTAACACAGGGACACAGAAGCGTACACTGCCCTACATGCCTGGACCAGTCAACTATGTCACAGATGCAATCACCGAAGGACGCCTCCATAACTTGGACGCGTACGTGAAGAACATGCTGAACCAGCCCCATTACATCTCGAGGTGCAACCTGGTGAGACAGTTCTTTGCACCCCGCGAAGGAGATTACGAGATCGATCCGAACGACAACGAAGAGGAGTACCGCCTATCACAAGCATCACAGCTGTCATCGGCCGAGTCCCCAGCTGGCGGATCACAGAGCAATTTGAACGGCAGTGCATATGGCCTCTCAGCTGCACCAGCGCATCAGATGGGCCCAGGTTCCCCTGACATCCAAAGACaaccatcttctttgtcaCAACCCTCACAAACCTCTCTCGGCAACGGTATGCAACCCCAGGCTCAACCGGCATCAGCaatgaagatcaagatgTATTTCAACGGAGATCTCATTGCCATCCGAGTACCAACAGACATCTCATTCCAAGCACTTTATGAAAAGATTTGTGATCGTCTGAAGGTGCCGGCGGGTCAGGAGGTCCAACTGTTTTACAAGGACGAGCCCACTGGAGATAAGCCAAGTATGCTTAGTGACAACGACTTGGACTATGCTCTGCAGCGGAACGAGAAGCTTCTGCTCTATGTGGAGGCCGTGTGA
- a CDS encoding bud emergence protein 1 yields MRFVQALRRSIKGDKDKGSVAPKSAVAIVPPKKVIRALYDYEARSSQELSFSRGDFFHVIGRENDQDWYEACNPALPDARGLVPVTFFQALGRTERDSAQSDGGQLPTPTKNPDHDSGYSESPAMQTAPAVMSPTTAVPQQGHQRNSKSVGKSGAMVYGIVMYDFAAERADELEAKAGEAIIVIAQSNPEWFVAKPIGRLGGPGLIPVSFVEIRDMASDKAIANPGDAIKRAGVPKVEEWKKMAAEYKNSSITLGKFEGGGPQQPGQGIEQGMERMSIQQQQHSRQPSQNGAQAGYASQPRTSQQPQQNHVQKPASQLNAPLQARIPRYCFAEDKYWFVIEALLEDGRQWELSRYYEDFYDFQIALLTEFPAEAGNTGTQKRTLPYMPGPVNYVTDAITEGRLHNLDAYVKNMLNQPHYISRCNLVRQFFAPREGDYEIDPNDNEEEYRLSQASQLSSAESPAGGSQSNLNGSAYGLSAAPAHQMGPGSPDIQRQPSSLSQPSQTSLGNGMQPQAQPASAMKIKMYFNGDLIAIRVPTDISFQALYEKICDRLKVPAGQEVQLFYKDEPTGDKPSMLSDNDLDYALQRNEKLLLYVEAV; encoded by the exons ATGCGCTTCGTGCAGGCTCTTCGACGTTCGATCAAAGGTGACAAGGACAAAGGATCCGTCGCTCCCAAATCGGCTGTCGCCATTGTTCCTCCAAAGAAG GTCATTCGAGCTCTTTACGATTACGAGGCACGATCGAGCCAAGAACTGAGCTTTTCGAGAGGCGACTTTTTCCACGTTATCGGCCGCGAAAACGACCAAGATTGGTACGAAGCATGTAATCCAGCTCTCCCTGACGCCCGGGGTCTCGTCCCTGTCACCTTCTTCCAAGCGCTTGGCCGAACCGAGAGAGATAGCGCACAGTCCGACGGTGGCCAACTCCCCACTCCGACAAAGAATCCCGACCACGATTCTGGATATAGCGAATCTCCAGCAATGCAAACTGCGCCAGCCGTCATGTCACCCACTACAGCCGTGCCCCAGCAAGGCCACCAGCGTAATTCGAAGTCGGTTGGAAAGTCAGGCGCCATGGTCTACGGAATTGTCATGTACGACTTTGCTGCGGAGAGAGCAGACGAGTTGGAGGCCAAAGCTGGCGAGGCTATTATCGTCATCGCACAATCGAACCCCGAGTGGTTCGTGGCCAAGCCCATCGGTCGATTGGGTGGCCCAGGACTCATCCCCGTTTCCTTTGTCGAGATTCGTGATATGGCAAGCGATAAGGCAATTGCAAACCCGGGTGACGCCATAAAGCGTGCTGGTGTTCCAAAGGTGGAagaatggaagaagatggccgcGGAATACAAGAACAGCAGCATCACACTGGGCAAGTTTGAGGGAGGCGGTCCTCAACAACCTGGGCAGGGTATCGAGCAAGGCATGGAACGAATGAGCAttcagcaacagcagcattCTCGACAACCTTCTCAGAATGGAGCGCAGGCCGGATACGCATCTCAACCTCGAACGTCCCAACAACCTCAGCAAAATCATGTACAGAAACCGGCTTCACAACTCAACGCACCGCTACAAGCACGCATACCACGATACTGCTTTGCAGAGGATAAGTACTGGTTCGTGATCGAAGCATTGCTAGAAGACGGACGACAATGGGAGCTGTCTCGCTATTACGAGGACTTTTACGATTTCCAGATCGCTCTTCTGACCGAATTCCCAGCTGAGGCTGGTAACACAGGGACACAGAAGCGTACACTGCCCTACATGCCTGGACCAGTCAACTATGTCACAGATGCAATCACCGAAGGACGCCTCCATAACTTGGACGCGTACGTGAAGAACATGCTGAACCAGCCCCATTACATCTCGAGGTGCAACCTGGTGAGACAGTTCTTTGCACCCCGCGAAGGAGATTACGAGATCGATCCGAACGACAACGAAGAGGAGTACCGCCTATCACAAGCATCACAGCTGTCATCGGCCGAGTCCCCAGCTGGCGGATCACAGAGCAATTTGAACGGCAGTGCATATGGCCTCTCAGCTGCACCAGCGCATCAGATGGGCCCAGGTTCCCCTGACATCCAAAGACaaccatcttctttgtcaCAACCCTCACAAACCTCTCTCGGCAACGGTATGCAACCCCAGGCTCAACCGGCATCAGCaatgaagatcaagatgTATTTCAACGGAGATCTCATTGCCATCCGAGTACCAACAGACATCTCATTCCAAGCACTTTATGAAAAGATTTGTGATCGTCTGAAGGTGCCGGCGGGTCAGGAGGTCCAACTGTTTTACAAGGACGAGCCCACTGGAGATAAGCCAAGTATGCTTAGTGACAACGACTTGGACTATGCTCTGCAGCGGAACGAGAAGCTTCTGCTCTATGTGGAGGCCGTGTGA
- a CDS encoding bud emergence protein 1 translates to MQTAPAVMSPTTAVPQQGHQRNSKSVGKSGAMVYGIVMYDFAAERADELEAKAGEAIIVIAQSNPEWFVAKPIGRLGGPGLIPVSFVEIRDMASDKAIANPGDAIKRAGVPKVEEWKKMAAEYKNSSITLGKFEGGGPQQPGQGIEQGMERMSIQQQQHSRQPSQNGAQAGYASQPRTSQQPQQNHVQKPASQLNAPLQARIPRYCFAEDKYWFVIEALLEDGRQWELSRYYEDFYDFQIALLTEFPAEAGNTGTQKRTLPYMPGPVNYVTDAITEGRLHNLDAYVKNMLNQPHYISRCNLVRQFFAPREGDYEIDPNDNEEEYRLSQASQLSSAESPAGGSQSNLNGSAYGLSAAPAHQMGPGSPDIQRQPSSLSQPSQTSLGNGMQPQAQPASAMKIKMYFNGDLIAIRVPTDISFQALYEKICDRLKVPAGQEVQLFYKDEPTGDKPSMLSDNDLDYALQRNEKLLLYVEAV, encoded by the coding sequence ATGCAAACTGCGCCAGCCGTCATGTCACCCACTACAGCCGTGCCCCAGCAAGGCCACCAGCGTAATTCGAAGTCGGTTGGAAAGTCAGGCGCCATGGTCTACGGAATTGTCATGTACGACTTTGCTGCGGAGAGAGCAGACGAGTTGGAGGCCAAAGCTGGCGAGGCTATTATCGTCATCGCACAATCGAACCCCGAGTGGTTCGTGGCCAAGCCCATCGGTCGATTGGGTGGCCCAGGACTCATCCCCGTTTCCTTTGTCGAGATTCGTGATATGGCAAGCGATAAGGCAATTGCAAACCCGGGTGACGCCATAAAGCGTGCTGGTGTTCCAAAGGTGGAagaatggaagaagatggccgcGGAATACAAGAACAGCAGCATCACACTGGGCAAGTTTGAGGGAGGCGGTCCTCAACAACCTGGGCAGGGTATCGAGCAAGGCATGGAACGAATGAGCAttcagcaacagcagcattCTCGACAACCTTCTCAGAATGGAGCGCAGGCCGGATACGCATCTCAACCTCGAACGTCCCAACAACCTCAGCAAAATCATGTACAGAAACCGGCTTCACAACTCAACGCACCGCTACAAGCACGCATACCACGATACTGCTTTGCAGAGGATAAGTACTGGTTCGTGATCGAAGCATTGCTAGAAGACGGACGACAATGGGAGCTGTCTCGCTATTACGAGGACTTTTACGATTTCCAGATCGCTCTTCTGACCGAATTCCCAGCTGAGGCTGGTAACACAGGGACACAGAAGCGTACACTGCCCTACATGCCTGGACCAGTCAACTATGTCACAGATGCAATCACCGAAGGACGCCTCCATAACTTGGACGCGTACGTGAAGAACATGCTGAACCAGCCCCATTACATCTCGAGGTGCAACCTGGTGAGACAGTTCTTTGCACCCCGCGAAGGAGATTACGAGATCGATCCGAACGACAACGAAGAGGAGTACCGCCTATCACAAGCATCACAGCTGTCATCGGCCGAGTCCCCAGCTGGCGGATCACAGAGCAATTTGAACGGCAGTGCATATGGCCTCTCAGCTGCACCAGCGCATCAGATGGGCCCAGGTTCCCCTGACATCCAAAGACaaccatcttctttgtcaCAACCCTCACAAACCTCTCTCGGCAACGGTATGCAACCCCAGGCTCAACCGGCATCAGCaatgaagatcaagatgTATTTCAACGGAGATCTCATTGCCATCCGAGTACCAACAGACATCTCATTCCAAGCACTTTATGAAAAGATTTGTGATCGTCTGAAGGTGCCGGCGGGTCAGGAGGTCCAACTGTTTTACAAGGACGAGCCCACTGGAGATAAGCCAAGTATGCTTAGTGACAACGACTTGGACTATGCTCTGCAGCGGAACGAGAAGCTTCTGCTCTATGTGGAGGCCGTGTGA
- a CDS encoding hypothetical protein (At least one base has a quality score < 10) — protein MSTTTFTSTATTTSSATATCTTAVPGKYGRVPVDACNANYFFDPSFAANLAFCVLFGMTTMVHLIQAILFKKKFCWVAIMGAAWETIGFAFKTLGSRNQQNMTYLIWGQLFFLLAPLWINAFVYMAVARMVYFRMPDRKLLGIKAIRMTLLFVWLDIILFLVQGAGGSMLSNNDDMNVIRIGQKLYMAGVGLQLAVIVIFIGITAPSLYFKLRQLEGRKETSGEDYRTSSLGWHPATKKKMEKKQAKEAKKARKAGAQELKNLSYEGQSNSSNELV, from the exons ATGTCTACCACAACTTTTACTTCAACAGCCACAACGACTTCTTCAGCAACGGCGACTTGCACAACTGCTGTACCGGGGAAATATGGCCGTGTTCCTGTCGATGCGTGCAACGCCAACTATTTCTTTGATCCCAGTTTTGCTGCCAATCTTGCTTTCTGTGTGCTCTTTGGTATGACGACCATGGTCCATCTCATACAAGCAATTCTTTTCAAGAAG AAATTCTGTTGGGTAGCCATCATGGGTGCAGCTTGGGAAACCATAGGATTTGCTTTCAAGACCCTAGGAAGCAGGAATCAGCAGAACATGACATACCTCATCTGGGGCCAACtgttcttccttcttgctcCTCTCT GGATCAATGCTTTCGTCTACATGGCCGTCGCACGTATGGTATACTTCCGCATGCCTGATCGGAAACTCCTGGGTATCAAGGCCATCCGCATGACACTCCTCTTCGTCTGGCTCGATATCATTCTTTTCCTGGTCCAGGGAGCCGGTGGAAGCATGCTCTCGAATAACGACGACATGAATGTTATTCGCATTGGACAGAAGCTTTACATGGCTGGTGTTGGTCTGCAGCTTGCTGTCATTGTGATCTTCATTGGTATCACTGCACCCTCTCTCTACTTCAAGCTTCGACAACTCGAGGGCCGAA AAGAAACAAGCGGCGAAGATTATCGCACTTCATCTCTCGGCTGGCATCCGGCCActaagaagaagatggagaagaagcaggctAAAGAGGCCAAGAAAGCTCGCAAGGCGGGTGCCCAGGAACTGAAGAATTTGTCTTATGAGGGACAGTCTAACAGTAGTAATGAGCTCGTCTAG